A single window of Granulicella mallensis MP5ACTX8 DNA harbors:
- a CDS encoding CPBP family intramembrane glutamic endopeptidase produces MDNPQEFMVPSPLPEAPISSPAPPPSEGIFFGRFGLRSGWGIAIFVVLFLVFSSVISIATLAATGRLQKAIAQRKAQTTSQKTSAPAKPATQTLTLDDTLIGEGLGLVGVGLATWLLSLIERRRLAVYGIGSARRLDFFAGAFWGLATLSLLVGVLRAGHFLVFDARLLHGSDVPLYGLLWLLAFLLVGLLEEYLTRGYLQYTLTRGLFGLAEKISSTHARAVAFWIAAAIMSVLFGAGHLGNKGETTWGICAVFLAGITFCYALWHTGSLWWAIGFHMAWDWAQSFLYGVPDSGGLSAGRLFQTHPTGTVLLSGGPDGPEGSLFVIPTLLLVVLIIRFTTRAGTQPPLEPIPAPLNLPPETHTLIP; encoded by the coding sequence TTGGATAACCCGCAGGAGTTCATGGTTCCATCCCCCCTACCCGAAGCACCGATCAGCAGCCCCGCGCCTCCGCCTTCGGAAGGCATCTTCTTCGGCCGCTTTGGCCTGCGTTCCGGCTGGGGCATCGCCATCTTCGTCGTACTCTTTCTCGTCTTCTCCTCGGTGATCAGCATCGCCACACTGGCCGCCACCGGACGCCTGCAGAAGGCCATCGCGCAGCGCAAGGCCCAGACCACCAGCCAAAAGACCTCGGCCCCCGCCAAACCCGCGACGCAGACCCTTACGCTGGACGACACCCTTATCGGAGAAGGCCTTGGCCTGGTGGGTGTAGGCCTCGCAACGTGGCTTCTTTCGCTCATCGAGCGCCGCCGTTTGGCCGTCTATGGAATCGGAAGCGCTCGCCGTCTCGACTTCTTTGCCGGAGCCTTCTGGGGCCTGGCCACGCTCTCACTGCTGGTCGGCGTCCTGCGCGCAGGACACTTCCTGGTCTTCGACGCACGCCTGCTCCATGGCTCTGACGTCCCCCTCTACGGCCTGCTCTGGCTATTAGCGTTTCTGCTCGTCGGCCTGCTTGAGGAGTACCTCACACGCGGCTACCTCCAATACACACTCACACGCGGCCTCTTCGGCCTGGCCGAGAAGATCTCATCCACTCACGCCCGCGCCGTCGCCTTCTGGATCGCCGCCGCCATCATGTCGGTCCTCTTCGGAGCCGGACACCTGGGCAACAAAGGTGAAACCACCTGGGGAATCTGCGCTGTCTTTCTCGCCGGCATCACCTTCTGCTACGCGCTCTGGCATACCGGCTCGCTCTGGTGGGCCATCGGCTTCCACATGGCATGGGACTGGGCACAGAGCTTCCTCTACGGCGTTCCCGATAGCGGCGGCCTCAGCGCGGGACGCCTCTTCCAGACGCATCCCACCGGCACCGTTCTCCTGTCCGGCGGCCCCGACGGCCCCGAAGGCAGCCTCTTCGTCATTCCTACACTGCTGCTGGTTGTGCTGATTATTCGCTTCACCACGCGTGCCGGCACGCAGCCTCCACTGGAACCAATCCCTGCACCCCTCAACCTTCCACCGGAGACGCACACCCTCATCCCCTAA
- a CDS encoding penicillin acylase family protein, translating into MSFHPSDSPTPGSSTPHDSNDPGQAEPRLYTRQDHTSEPASHHERPSSFAKLAERLRTQRRGDSQRTQRRLSLRRVAIVLCTLAVIALLGLFTVSIWLRHSMHAALPQIDGTLHIAGLSQPVTVTRNAQGVPSIQASSLDDLLFAQGFVTAQDRLWQMDMLRRHAAGELAEVLGSNLVEHDRTQRTLQIRAAADRAVAALPADQLHQLEAYARGVNAFLEQNSDHLPVEFHLLHYTPAQWQPRDTLLVSLAMFQDLSTEFPTKMQREALAAHLPPQLLADLYPVGSWRDHPPSQPAADLTTPKPEIEQIPLDRSQSLLATPHDILQVAHELPGQRCADCRSGSNNWAVAASRSASGGALVSNDMHLGLSVPDIWYEASLHGANLDVTGFTLPGVPFIIVGRNAHVAWSFTNLGADVQDVRIEHLRGSGQDTEYQHTDGTWSPVAHHSEIIRVKRGRDIKLDVLTTTETVGNVEYATPIISPLFPTERRALSLAWTIYDPANVTSPFLNINAASDGGSLVAAFASFGGPSLNLVYADDNKHIGYHAIGRIPVRGPAVHYQREVQQPIPDGPAPSNEDDSDSDPEAPQASILLPESFGQPHLLDAAYHPTRRRQRVQPRVEPRAAKPKRAPQPKAAPKPDEPPIIAAPVIDYTIGSPISPLPVEARDTSQQWSGYIPYNELPAVIDPPNGFLATANARITPNDYPYAITLDWAAPYRVERINKLLAGRTNLTPADMLAIQNDAHSEFDRVLAHRVAYAIDHASAAALAHDTKRLHQTADILRSWNGEILPNAAAPAIVNATRTALWSALLLPQIAAHDKATGQKVHPQDLLALYMWGEQADALENLLQHTPARWLPPGVANWDDLLTETVAEALHDAHAPSNISSWRYGTVHPVEIDHPLFSQSPLFDRLLGKATGSGSHTTPGDGTTIRAISRHFGPSERFTADLANPETNHGNITTGESGNPASPWYLDQFEPWLNGTTFALPLHEMQSTHTLTLLP; encoded by the coding sequence ATGTCTTTTCATCCCTCCGACTCACCGACTCCCGGCTCGTCCACTCCTCACGACAGTAACGACCCCGGGCAGGCCGAACCTCGTCTCTATACTCGCCAGGATCACACCAGCGAGCCGGCCTCGCATCACGAACGCCCTTCTTCCTTTGCGAAGCTCGCCGAAAGGCTGCGCACGCAGCGGCGTGGAGACTCACAGCGCACCCAGCGCCGCCTCTCTCTGCGCAGAGTTGCAATCGTGCTCTGTACCCTGGCAGTCATCGCCCTGCTGGGACTGTTCACCGTCAGTATCTGGCTGCGCCACTCCATGCACGCCGCACTGCCTCAGATCGACGGCACGCTGCATATCGCGGGCCTCAGCCAACCGGTCACCGTCACGCGCAACGCGCAGGGCGTGCCCTCTATTCAAGCCTCCAGTCTCGACGACCTGCTCTTTGCGCAGGGCTTCGTCACCGCACAGGACCGCCTGTGGCAGATGGACATGCTACGCCGCCACGCTGCCGGAGAGCTCGCCGAAGTCCTCGGCTCCAATCTCGTCGAACACGACCGCACCCAGCGCACGCTGCAGATCCGCGCCGCCGCCGACCGCGCCGTCGCAGCCCTGCCCGCCGACCAACTCCATCAGCTCGAAGCCTATGCACGCGGCGTAAACGCGTTTCTGGAGCAGAACAGCGACCACCTGCCGGTAGAGTTCCACCTGCTGCACTACACGCCTGCCCAATGGCAGCCTCGCGACACGTTGCTCGTCTCGCTCGCGATGTTCCAGGACCTCTCCACCGAATTCCCCACGAAGATGCAGCGCGAAGCCCTCGCGGCTCACCTTCCTCCGCAGCTCCTGGCGGATCTCTATCCTGTCGGCTCCTGGAGAGATCATCCTCCCTCGCAGCCTGCAGCCGACCTCACAACCCCCAAGCCGGAGATCGAGCAGATTCCACTCGACCGCTCGCAGTCGCTGCTGGCAACGCCGCACGACATCCTCCAGGTCGCCCACGAACTTCCCGGCCAGCGCTGCGCAGACTGCCGCTCCGGCTCGAACAACTGGGCAGTCGCCGCATCGCGCTCCGCCTCGGGTGGTGCGCTGGTCTCCAATGACATGCACCTGGGGCTGAGCGTGCCGGACATCTGGTATGAAGCCAGTCTGCACGGGGCTAACCTCGATGTCACCGGCTTCACACTGCCCGGCGTGCCCTTCATCATCGTGGGCCGCAACGCGCACGTCGCCTGGAGCTTCACCAACCTCGGCGCTGATGTACAGGATGTCCGCATCGAACATCTCCGTGGCTCCGGCCAGGACACCGAGTACCAGCACACCGACGGCACATGGTCGCCGGTAGCTCATCACAGCGAGATCATCCGCGTAAAGCGTGGCCGCGATATCAAGCTCGATGTACTCACCACCACGGAGACCGTCGGCAACGTCGAGTACGCAACGCCGATCATCTCGCCGCTGTTCCCCACCGAGCGGCGCGCCCTCTCACTGGCCTGGACCATCTACGATCCAGCCAACGTCACCTCGCCATTCCTCAACATCAACGCAGCCAGCGATGGCGGCTCCCTGGTCGCGGCCTTCGCCAGCTTCGGCGGCCCGTCGCTCAATCTCGTCTACGCCGACGACAACAAACACATCGGCTATCACGCCATAGGCCGCATCCCCGTTCGAGGACCTGCGGTGCACTATCAACGGGAAGTCCAGCAGCCCATCCCCGATGGCCCCGCTCCCTCCAACGAAGACGACTCGGACTCAGATCCAGAGGCTCCGCAAGCGAGCATCCTGTTACCCGAGTCCTTTGGGCAACCACACCTGCTCGACGCTGCCTACCACCCCACGCGCCGCAGGCAGCGCGTTCAACCACGCGTCGAACCTCGCGCCGCCAAGCCCAAACGTGCACCCCAACCCAAAGCCGCGCCCAAGCCCGACGAACCACCCATCATCGCCGCGCCAGTAATCGACTACACCATCGGCTCGCCCATCTCGCCCTTGCCCGTAGAGGCCCGGGACACCTCGCAGCAATGGTCGGGCTACATCCCCTACAACGAACTTCCCGCCGTCATCGACCCGCCCAACGGCTTTCTCGCGACAGCCAATGCGCGCATTACACCCAATGACTACCCTTACGCCATCACCCTCGACTGGGCTGCGCCGTACCGCGTGGAGCGCATCAACAAGCTGCTGGCAGGTCGCACCAACCTGACCCCGGCCGATATGCTCGCCATCCAGAATGATGCACACTCCGAGTTCGATCGTGTTCTCGCCCATCGCGTCGCCTATGCCATCGACCACGCCTCGGCGGCCGCGCTCGCGCATGACACCAAACGTCTGCATCAAACCGCGGATATCCTGCGCTCCTGGAACGGCGAGATCCTGCCCAACGCCGCCGCACCGGCCATCGTGAATGCCACCCGCACCGCATTGTGGTCGGCGCTCCTGTTGCCGCAGATTGCGGCACACGATAAAGCGACTGGACAGAAGGTCCATCCGCAGGACCTGCTCGCCCTCTACATGTGGGGAGAGCAGGCCGACGCGCTCGAAAATCTGCTTCAGCACACGCCCGCGCGCTGGCTCCCTCCGGGAGTTGCCAACTGGGACGACCTGCTCACGGAGACGGTCGCCGAGGCCCTGCACGATGCCCACGCCCCATCGAATATCTCGTCCTGGCGCTATGGCACAGTGCATCCTGTCGAGATCGACCATCCCCTCTTCTCCCAATCGCCGTTGTTCGACCGGCTGCTGGGTAAGGCGACGGGATCGGGATCGCACACGACACCAGGCGATGGAACGACCATCCGCGCCATCAGCCGCCACTTTGGCCCCAGCGAGCGTTTTACCGCCGACCTCGCCAACCCGGAGACAAACCATGGCAACATCACCACAGGCGAGTCCGGCAACCCCGCAAGCCCGTGGTATCTCGATCAGTTCGAGCCCTGGTTGAACGGAACAACCTTCGCGCTACCGCTGCACGAGATGCAGTCCACTCACACGCTTACGCTTTTGCCGTAA
- a CDS encoding 6-pyruvoyl-tetrahydropterin synthase-related protein: MRRHHILLPLAALLATLPLLLHGCSCGHDFGFHLQSWLDAAQQLRHGTLYPHWAWTAAYNAGEPRFIFYPPLSWMLGALLTILFPISATPAIYTWIAFTAAGFAMHHLARQYTSPNAALLAAALYMANPYMLFNAFERTAYAELLAAAWIPLLLLAVLRKRPTVQGIAIPVALLWLTNAPAAVMGCYMLALLAVVRLVAAFRASRPQLFPLLLTMSTGTVLGLALPAFYLVPAAYERRYVQIAMAIIPNMRFEDNFLFGHTADTPHNVVLHTISLLAVVLLLLTLGTVAFLLFQTQKDRSQQEPARPGTPAPYLALLTVVIAFLLVPISTPLWRYLPDLAFLQFPWRLLTILSAVLVFAIALLLPRGDSSRKPMLIAAPVCVLVLSLLGITLYRQACEATGLPSATAALFSTHHGVPPTDEYTPNEADNDILRSNDPGYWLTSNPAGFAPGTIPNPAATDPNFSGELPVEQTVSAQAPRHLVLNLAQPETLVLNLRDFPDWRLTRNGTELPAHLQRDDGLLAIALPSGLSTLDIAWRYTLDQKLGIAISACALVLLGLTFLRSRKIKD; this comes from the coding sequence ATGCGGCGTCACCACATCCTGCTTCCGCTCGCCGCCCTGCTGGCAACCCTGCCACTCCTCCTGCACGGCTGTTCCTGCGGGCACGACTTCGGCTTCCACCTCCAGAGCTGGCTCGACGCGGCACAGCAACTTCGCCATGGCACACTCTATCCGCACTGGGCCTGGACCGCAGCCTACAACGCTGGAGAGCCGCGCTTCATCTTCTATCCGCCGCTGTCCTGGATGCTCGGCGCTCTCCTGACGATCCTCTTCCCTATCAGCGCAACGCCCGCCATCTACACGTGGATCGCCTTCACCGCCGCCGGGTTCGCGATGCATCATCTCGCGCGGCAATACACCTCGCCGAACGCCGCGCTGCTGGCCGCCGCACTCTACATGGCGAATCCCTACATGCTCTTCAACGCCTTCGAGCGCACGGCCTACGCCGAGCTTCTCGCCGCCGCGTGGATTCCGTTACTCCTGCTGGCTGTCCTGCGGAAACGTCCTACCGTGCAAGGAATCGCCATTCCGGTCGCACTGCTGTGGCTCACCAACGCGCCCGCCGCTGTAATGGGTTGCTACATGCTGGCGCTGCTGGCAGTCGTGCGTCTCGTCGCAGCCTTTCGAGCTTCCAGGCCTCAACTCTTTCCCTTGTTACTAACGATGAGCACCGGCACAGTGCTGGGGCTCGCCCTGCCCGCGTTCTACCTGGTCCCCGCCGCCTACGAACGACGCTACGTACAGATCGCCATGGCGATCATCCCGAACATGCGCTTCGAGGACAACTTCCTCTTCGGCCACACCGCCGACACTCCCCACAACGTCGTTCTGCACACGATCAGCCTGCTTGCGGTCGTGTTGCTGCTCTTGACCCTGGGAACTGTAGCCTTCCTCCTGTTCCAAACCCAAAAAGATCGCTCCCAGCAAGAGCCCGCAAGACCTGGAACACCCGCGCCGTATTTAGCCCTGCTCACAGTAGTGATCGCCTTCCTGCTGGTCCCAATCTCCACCCCGCTCTGGAGATATCTGCCGGATCTTGCCTTCCTGCAATTCCCCTGGCGTCTGCTCACGATCCTCTCCGCTGTACTCGTCTTCGCGATTGCCCTGCTGCTGCCTCGCGGAGACAGCAGCCGCAAGCCGATGTTGATCGCAGCGCCCGTATGCGTTCTTGTGCTCTCCCTGCTGGGCATCACCCTCTATCGGCAGGCCTGCGAAGCCACTGGCCTCCCCTCCGCCACAGCGGCACTCTTCAGCACTCATCACGGAGTTCCCCCCACGGACGAGTACACCCCGAACGAAGCCGACAACGACATCCTGCGCAGCAACGACCCCGGCTACTGGCTTACCTCAAACCCTGCGGGCTTCGCTCCCGGCACAATCCCCAACCCCGCCGCCACCGACCCCAACTTCTCCGGCGAACTTCCGGTCGAACAGACGGTATCAGCCCAGGCTCCACGACATCTCGTCTTGAATCTCGCGCAGCCGGAGACACTTGTGCTCAACCTGCGCGACTTCCCGGACTGGCGTCTCACCCGCAACGGCACAGAGCTTCCTGCACACCTCCAGCGCGACGACGGACTCCTCGCCATCGCTCTCCCCAGCGGGCTCTCCACCCTCGACATCGCCTGGCGCTACACCCTCGACCAGAAGCTAGGCATAGCCATCAGCGCCTGTGCCCTGGTACTGCTGGGACTTACCTTTCTCCGCTCGCGTAAAATCAAAGATTAG
- a CDS encoding polyprenyl synthetase family protein: MTIDVQSILKTGAAITDAALERLLPAATIEPYSIHRAMRHSTFAGGKRLRPILCMEAAKMVASTDFYPPEEAAPAGHPEGVANLAAALEMLHTYSLIHDDLPALDNDDLRRGQPTCHVVFGEATAILAGDALQTLAFQTIASLPAPPEAVVAILRKISLSIGTGIGRWGDHDTGIAPGMIGGQVVDIESEGTKPTPDLVEAIHRAKTGALITVSIVAGAIYGSSRHGLPSSYHERIRTFGEKAGLAFQIVDDVLDMTQSSEELGKTAGKDTATDKATWPAVFGIEQSKHDAAELIADAFAALEPFGDAATPLKSLAQYLVERTH, translated from the coding sequence ATGACTATCGACGTGCAATCCATTCTGAAGACCGGGGCTGCCATTACCGATGCCGCGCTCGAGCGCTTGCTCCCCGCAGCTACCATCGAGCCCTACTCGATTCACCGCGCCATGCGCCACTCCACCTTCGCCGGCGGCAAACGCCTGCGCCCCATCCTCTGCATGGAGGCTGCGAAAATGGTGGCGAGCACGGACTTCTACCCTCCGGAGGAGGCCGCTCCCGCAGGACATCCCGAAGGTGTCGCTAACCTCGCCGCAGCCCTCGAGATGCTCCACACCTATTCGCTCATCCATGACGACCTGCCCGCGCTGGACAACGACGACCTGCGCCGCGGCCAACCGACGTGCCATGTCGTCTTTGGCGAAGCCACCGCCATCCTGGCCGGTGACGCCCTCCAAACTCTCGCATTCCAGACTATCGCCAGTCTCCCCGCACCACCCGAAGCTGTCGTCGCCATTCTTCGCAAGATCTCCCTCTCAATCGGCACGGGAATCGGTCGCTGGGGCGACCACGATACTGGCATCGCTCCAGGTATGATTGGCGGCCAAGTTGTCGACATCGAATCAGAAGGCACCAAACCCACTCCTGACCTCGTCGAAGCCATCCATCGTGCCAAGACTGGAGCCCTCATCACCGTATCCATTGTTGCCGGTGCGATTTATGGGTCATCTAGACACGGACTTCCTAGCAGTTACCACGAACGCATTCGCACCTTCGGCGAAAAGGCCGGCCTCGCCTTCCAGATCGTCGACGATGTACTCGACATGACGCAGTCCTCCGAAGAGCTCGGCAAGACCGCCGGCAAGGACACCGCCACCGACAAGGCCACCTGGCCCGCGGTCTTCGGGATCGAACAGTCGAAGCACGACGCCGCGGAGCTCATCGCCGACGCCTTCGCCGCACTCGAGCCCTTTGGCGACGCCGCCACCCCGCTCAAGTCGCTCGCACAGTACCTTGTCGAACGCACGCACTAA
- a CDS encoding class I SAM-dependent methyltransferase, with product MPRKKASPVIHPFDQLHGTDTSGLIPGTTIVRGTNARVEELTAYYGVAPSILHSLLDHWLQHLEPSAPIENTVFMDIGAGKGRALLLASQYPFQRVEGVELNQELAGIAQANIDLWAKDPQAEALAPIALHHADATVHPLPDAPVLAFLFHPFELPLLKRYVAHVEQSLTWRPHAFDLAYANAEHDSLLDRHPAFRRIWMGRVAMSTDDHIADLAAIAEQKEYGSTGDELCAIYRYTGRSS from the coding sequence ATGCCTCGCAAAAAAGCTTCGCCCGTTATCCACCCTTTCGACCAGCTTCACGGCACTGACACCTCCGGTCTGATCCCGGGAACGACCATCGTACGTGGAACCAACGCCAGGGTCGAAGAGCTGACGGCATACTACGGCGTCGCTCCCAGCATCCTGCACTCCCTGCTCGACCACTGGCTGCAGCACCTCGAGCCCAGCGCGCCCATCGAAAACACGGTCTTTATGGACATCGGCGCAGGCAAAGGCCGGGCACTTCTGCTGGCCTCGCAGTATCCGTTTCAACGGGTTGAAGGCGTCGAACTGAACCAGGAGCTGGCCGGAATCGCGCAGGCCAATATCGATCTCTGGGCAAAAGACCCGCAGGCCGAAGCCCTAGCTCCGATCGCCCTGCACCATGCCGACGCAACCGTCCATCCCCTGCCCGATGCGCCGGTCCTTGCCTTTCTCTTCCACCCATTCGAGCTCCCTCTCCTGAAGCGATACGTGGCTCATGTGGAGCAGTCGCTCACCTGGCGCCCCCACGCCTTCGACCTGGCCTATGCCAACGCCGAACACGACTCCCTGCTCGACCGCCATCCTGCCTTTCGGCGGATCTGGATGGGCCGTGTCGCCATGTCGACGGACGACCACATAGCCGATCTGGCCGCCATCGCGGAGCAGAAGGAGTACGGCTCGACCGGCGACGAACTCTGCGCGATCTACCGCTACACCGGCCGGTCTTCTTAA
- the tsaE gene encoding tRNA (adenosine(37)-N6)-threonylcarbamoyltransferase complex ATPase subunit type 1 TsaE: protein MKEWTREKRLRTRSVGGTLALGEIMTELLRAPKLVVLRGELGAGKTTLVKGMAAALGAADAEEVVSPTFTLVHEYRGRKVRLFHLDLYRLETEAEVEGLGLWEMADEPDALVLVEWGDKFPGVMERADAEIAITQGEVENERLLHVRWRD, encoded by the coding sequence ATGAAGGAGTGGACACGAGAGAAGCGGCTGCGGACGCGCAGTGTGGGCGGAACGCTGGCGCTGGGCGAGATCATGACCGAGTTGCTGCGCGCGCCGAAGCTGGTTGTGCTGCGTGGGGAACTCGGTGCGGGAAAGACGACGCTCGTAAAGGGAATGGCGGCTGCCCTGGGGGCGGCCGATGCGGAAGAGGTCGTCAGTCCCACGTTCACGCTGGTGCATGAGTATCGAGGCCGCAAGGTGCGGTTGTTCCATCTCGATCTGTATCGCCTGGAGACGGAAGCAGAGGTCGAGGGGCTCGGTCTGTGGGAGATGGCCGATGAGCCAGATGCGCTGGTGCTGGTGGAGTGGGGGGACAAGTTTCCCGGCGTCATGGAGCGCGCGGATGCCGAGATTGCGATCACGCAGGGCGAGGTGGAGAACGAGCGGCTGCTGCATGTGCGGTGGAGAGATTGA
- a CDS encoding bifunctional ADP-dependent NAD(P)H-hydrate dehydratase/NAD(P)H-hydrate epimerase produces the protein MKILTAQEMSEADRRSVEMGVPITTLMENAGAAVAKFCLRHYANEGTVVVLCGKGNNGGDGFVAARHLAQAGRTVRVVLLGFVSDVKGEAAAALERTTPQPDVEVLEAQSEEDLEAALDGAALIVDAVVGTGFKPPLRGLALAVRDLLAKTAVPVVAIDLPSGWDADSLEQKAEAFRADAVVTFVAPKLAHVFGHLTPGKTFGPVVVAPIGTPEAAVVSQTELHWAGASKALTEVPRDINGNKGKFGHVLILGGGYGKAGAPSMASLAALRAGAGLVTAAVPREILPTVASIAPELMLEPLGHETEGLSLELLEEEKLGSLLKGIKVVGIGPGLGQEGTTPEFVRGFVERVTLPMVIDADALNALAGHTSLLRDVVKKAEMAGKPRTIVLTPHPGEMARLAGMTVKEVEADRIGLARRFATEHGVTLVLKGWRTLIAHPDGRIAVNTAGNPAMAKGGSGDILTGIVTAMLGQHPDDVARAVESAVFLHGLAGDFATLVQEEHTVLATDTVGHLYEAFRSRVIDADGFTWIAGVAANHNKEQG, from the coding sequence ATGAAGATTCTTACAGCGCAGGAGATGAGCGAGGCTGATCGCCGTTCCGTCGAGATGGGTGTGCCGATTACCACGTTAATGGAGAATGCCGGCGCGGCTGTGGCGAAGTTCTGTCTGCGGCACTATGCGAATGAAGGCACTGTCGTTGTGCTTTGCGGCAAGGGCAACAATGGCGGCGATGGCTTCGTCGCCGCACGGCATCTTGCGCAGGCAGGCCGCACCGTGCGGGTCGTCCTGCTGGGCTTTGTGAGCGATGTAAAAGGTGAGGCCGCTGCCGCACTCGAACGTACCACTCCACAGCCGGACGTCGAGGTTTTAGAGGCGCAGAGTGAAGAAGATCTAGAGGCTGCACTTGACGGGGCGGCATTGATCGTCGATGCCGTGGTGGGGACAGGGTTCAAGCCGCCCCTGCGTGGTTTGGCGCTGGCCGTTCGAGACCTGCTTGCGAAGACGGCGGTTCCAGTGGTTGCTATTGATCTGCCGAGTGGGTGGGATGCCGACTCCCTGGAGCAAAAAGCAGAGGCCTTTCGCGCCGATGCTGTTGTGACCTTCGTCGCGCCAAAGCTCGCGCATGTCTTTGGGCACCTGACGCCCGGCAAAACCTTCGGCCCGGTGGTGGTCGCGCCCATCGGAACCCCTGAGGCTGCGGTGGTATCGCAGACTGAGCTGCATTGGGCCGGTGCTTCGAAGGCCCTGACGGAGGTGCCTCGCGACATCAATGGGAACAAGGGAAAGTTCGGGCACGTGCTTATCCTCGGTGGTGGATACGGCAAGGCTGGTGCACCGTCGATGGCGAGTCTTGCCGCCCTGAGGGCTGGTGCAGGCCTGGTGACGGCTGCGGTGCCGCGCGAGATTCTGCCGACGGTCGCGTCGATTGCGCCGGAGTTGATGCTGGAGCCTTTGGGGCATGAAACAGAGGGACTGTCCCTGGAGCTTCTGGAAGAAGAGAAGCTGGGGTCGCTGCTCAAGGGCATTAAGGTCGTGGGGATTGGGCCGGGGCTGGGGCAGGAGGGAACGACACCGGAGTTTGTGCGCGGGTTTGTGGAGCGCGTTACGCTGCCGATGGTGATCGATGCCGACGCGCTGAATGCGCTTGCCGGGCATACCTCTCTGCTGCGCGATGTCGTGAAGAAGGCAGAGATGGCGGGCAAGCCGCGAACGATCGTGCTGACGCCGCATCCGGGTGAGATGGCGCGCCTGGCAGGCATGACCGTGAAGGAGGTCGAGGCCGATCGCATAGGGTTGGCGCGGCGGTTTGCGACCGAACACGGCGTTACCCTGGTGCTCAAAGGCTGGCGCACCTTGATTGCGCATCCGGATGGCCGCATCGCCGTGAATACGGCAGGGAATCCGGCGATGGCCAAGGGAGGCAGTGGCGATATTCTGACGGGCATCGTGACTGCGATGCTGGGGCAGCATCCGGACGATGTTGCACGGGCAGTTGAATCGGCGGTGTTCCTGCATGGGCTGGCGGGAGACTTCGCGACGCTCGTTCAGGAGGAGCATACGGTGCTCGCGACGGATACGGTGGGGCATCTGTACGAGGCTTTTCGCTCGCGGGTCATTGATGCCGACGGATTTACATGGATCGCCGGAGTGGCGGCCAATCATAACAAGGAGCAGGGATGA